Proteins encoded together in one Lachnospiraceae bacterium JLR.KK008 window:
- a CDS encoding ribose-phosphate pyrophosphokinase: MPNVEKLESALPVAPLKLVAMHSAENLGRKINDHLVEFRRNIHHSLKSDPAFHGYTESSYLCHAECPRFGSGEGKGIFYESVRGKDLYILVDVCNHSLTYQVNGYTNHMSPDDHYQDLKRVISAAAGKAHRINVIMPFLYEGRQHNRANRESLDCAYALEELSNMGVSNIITFDAHDPRVQNAIPLSGFDNFTAHYQFLQTLLKNEPDLLIDKEHTVVISPDEGALSRAVYFAGVLGVDTGMFYKRRDYSTIIDGKNPIVAHEFLGDNIDGKDVFVIDDMISSGESILDTAKQLKAMNAKRVFLCTTFGLFTNGLKQFDYAYEHCCFDRIITTNLCYLPPEIKNKPYFLEADISKFLASIIDFSNHDSSLGNVLTPTEKIHAILKKYNSREAVKL, encoded by the coding sequence ATGCCAAATGTCGAAAAACTGGAGTCTGCCCTCCCGGTGGCTCCATTAAAACTGGTCGCTATGCACTCCGCGGAGAATCTTGGCCGCAAAATCAACGATCACCTTGTGGAGTTTCGCCGCAATATCCATCACTCTTTAAAAAGTGATCCCGCCTTCCATGGCTACACAGAGAGCAGCTATCTGTGCCATGCGGAATGCCCCCGCTTCGGTTCCGGGGAAGGTAAAGGCATTTTCTATGAAAGCGTCCGCGGAAAAGATCTCTATATTCTCGTAGATGTCTGTAACCACAGTCTCACCTATCAGGTGAACGGCTATACCAACCATATGTCACCCGATGATCATTATCAGGACTTAAAACGAGTCATCTCCGCCGCGGCCGGGAAAGCACACCGGATCAATGTTATCATGCCGTTTCTCTATGAGGGAAGGCAGCATAACCGCGCCAACCGGGAATCCCTGGACTGCGCTTATGCACTGGAAGAGCTGAGCAATATGGGCGTCTCCAATATCATCACTTTTGATGCCCATGATCCCCGTGTGCAGAACGCGATCCCGCTCTCCGGTTTTGATAACTTCACTGCGCATTATCAGTTTTTACAGACCCTTCTGAAAAACGAACCAGATCTGCTTATCGACAAAGAACATACCGTCGTCATCAGCCCCGACGAGGGCGCCCTGAGCCGCGCCGTCTATTTCGCGGGTGTACTCGGTGTGGACACCGGCATGTTCTACAAGCGCCGCGATTATTCCACGATCATAGATGGGAAAAATCCCATTGTGGCACATGAATTTCTCGGGGACAATATTGATGGAAAAGATGTGTTCGTCATCGACGATATGATCTCCTCCGGAGAAAGCATTCTCGATACGGCCAAGCAGCTCAAGGCCATGAATGCCAAGCGTGTCTTTCTGTGTACGACATTCGGTCTCTTTACGAATGGACTGAAGCAGTTTGACTATGCGTATGAGCACTGCTGTTTTGACCGTATTATTACGACGAACCTCTGCTATTTGCCGCCGGAAATCAAAAACAAGCCTTATTTCCTGGAGGCTGACATCAGCAAATTCCTTGCATCTATCATTGACTTCAGCAATCATGACAGCTCTCTCGGAAATGTACTGACGCCCACGGAGAAGATTCATGCTATCCTGAAAAAATACAATTCCAGGGAAGCTGTGAAATTGTAA
- a CDS encoding carbohydrate kinase family protein, whose amino-acid sequence MGKKIVAAGNVCIDITPEIPGRKVSHLSEVMAPGKLLLAGDVTVSAGGSVSNTGLAMKILGGDVTLMGKTGRDDFGGLLRRLFAEYGCGEDLIVSEGVSTAYSIILAIPGIDRIFIHNAGANDTFYLEDLDLEKIRQAQLFHFGYPTVMKSMNENNGAELIRMFQAVSELGVLTSLDMSVMQEQSQAAMADWPGILAAVLPYIDFFLPSVEELLQLLDREKYYEVLERSGGGDVTEVISIEEDVKPLAKRCIAMGAKCVVVKCGAPGLYYRTAGEELADRLSGKLGHDCGDWTDAEGFMPSFVPEKVRSATGAGDTAIGAFLMAMLDGCPLKKCLQFAAAAGASCVETYDTLSGLKSFQELQERIDSGWERSR is encoded by the coding sequence ATGGGGAAGAAAATCGTTGCGGCAGGGAATGTCTGTATTGACATCACACCGGAGATTCCGGGGAGAAAAGTATCCCATCTCAGCGAGGTCATGGCGCCGGGGAAACTGCTTCTTGCCGGCGATGTAACAGTCAGCGCCGGCGGCTCGGTGTCGAACACCGGACTGGCCATGAAGATACTGGGCGGGGACGTGACTTTGATGGGTAAGACGGGCAGAGACGATTTCGGAGGGCTTCTGCGCCGTCTCTTTGCGGAATACGGCTGCGGGGAAGACTTGATCGTCTCGGAAGGGGTGAGTACGGCTTATTCCATTATCTTGGCCATCCCGGGGATTGACCGTATTTTTATTCATAATGCAGGTGCCAATGATACGTTTTATCTGGAAGACCTCGATCTGGAGAAAATCAGACAGGCACAATTATTTCATTTCGGCTATCCGACGGTGATGAAGTCCATGAATGAAAACAATGGGGCGGAACTGATCCGGATGTTTCAGGCCGTATCCGAACTTGGCGTGCTCACATCGCTCGACATGTCCGTAATGCAGGAACAGTCTCAGGCTGCAATGGCGGACTGGCCGGGGATTCTGGCGGCGGTGCTGCCTTATATTGACTTCTTCCTTCCGAGCGTGGAAGAGCTGCTGCAGTTGCTGGACAGAGAGAAATATTACGAAGTACTGGAGAGAAGCGGCGGCGGGGATGTGACGGAAGTTATTTCCATTGAGGAAGATGTAAAGCCTCTCGCCAAACGCTGTATCGCCATGGGAGCGAAATGTGTCGTCGTCAAATGCGGCGCGCCGGGGCTGTATTACAGGACGGCGGGAGAAGAGCTTGCCGACAGGCTGTCGGGAAAGCTGGGACATGACTGCGGTGACTGGACGGATGCGGAAGGGTTTATGCCGAGTTTTGTGCCGGAGAAGGTGCGTTCCGCCACAGGAGCGGGCGATACGGCGATCGGTGCGTTTCTGATGGCGATGCTCGACGGCTGTCCGCTGAAAAAATGTCTGCAGTTTGCCGCTGCTGCCGGTGCTTCCTGTGTGGAAACATACGATACGCTCAGCGGTCTGAAAAGTTTTCAGGAGTTGCAGGAGCGGATTGACAGCGGATGGGAGAGAAGCAGATAA
- a CDS encoding HAMP domain-containing sensor histidine kinase, translated as MMKTRKYGRGVKAAVTVLEVAFMTLCVVCIGIVSCNAVIRISGRPYYISPFSKTEDFEDSDVFYDVVYDSMCDVVRYGVIRNQMETDGIFDEEKEIDIEQYARHLEEVPVTATSISYRLGDLLQWGQYGEGISVNEYTCEQVEQMIREEKERSAQQSSSQTGAETAGTKQEKTEEWETGNFEKAKSADEEEALVEVTEHVYVAEGVEETILTGETVEENDLTVIEESIDWEPDGTDWEEENAAYEEEDQYALVPVERYLPADGRSMLAHVDSVEELENMTFYLRESLHMLGDNYISYKEYQQRYDNEEMNFKYYIVQERDGKTQVYTNTAIAGKEMQEVYEYFSGLGRSLYFSPADFTYESNMSIREESVRGVWNKYRYAYPDDTLIWVGIDTSFQYADLFQSAQESYQMAAPGYLYILCSVICGILALVLLGVMTYMAGRKTESETISLLWFDRWYTEVAASLAAGVVLSLFVMTGIGVSELYYDEMADRMQMLTALAVGSAITGSAFLFFYLSLIRRIKAGIFWKNFLIYRIFLAIKRILMRIYDDSRNVVRIWVPYLLFVSVNLFLISLDNPFERGGTFIAIVLDLFVGIFLYYNNRIRQKILKGIEKIRGGDLDYQIDVAKMHGDNRILAEAVNSIGNGIRHAVETSMKDERMKADLITNVSHDIKTPLTSIINYVDLIKREETENEKVRDYLKILENKSQRLKQLTEDLVEASKISSGNIELQCDKLDLVELMNQTVGEFVERFEEKGLRLIVNMEERPLLIYADSRRIWRVVENLFHNVNKYALENTRVYVEVKKIPEDDSPGKVRLSIKNISDQPLNLEAEDLTERFIRGDAARTTEGSGLGLSIAKNLTELQKGKFEIFSDGDLFKVVITFSLVV; from the coding sequence ATGATGAAAACGAGGAAATATGGGAGAGGCGTGAAAGCAGCGGTGACAGTTCTGGAGGTTGCTTTCATGACCCTGTGTGTCGTATGTATTGGTATCGTATCGTGCAACGCAGTGATCAGAATCTCCGGGCGGCCGTATTATATCAGTCCTTTTTCCAAGACAGAAGATTTTGAGGATTCCGATGTCTTTTATGATGTGGTCTATGACAGCATGTGCGACGTCGTCCGTTACGGTGTGATCCGCAATCAGATGGAGACAGACGGCATATTTGATGAAGAGAAGGAGATAGATATTGAACAGTATGCCAGACATCTGGAAGAAGTTCCGGTGACAGCTACCAGTATCTCTTATCGGCTGGGCGATCTGCTTCAATGGGGACAGTACGGGGAAGGAATTTCCGTCAATGAATATACCTGTGAACAGGTGGAACAGATGATACGGGAGGAAAAGGAAAGGAGCGCGCAGCAGTCTTCGTCGCAGACCGGCGCGGAAACGGCAGGAACGAAGCAGGAGAAGACTGAGGAATGGGAAACCGGGAATTTTGAAAAGGCAAAGAGCGCCGATGAGGAAGAAGCGTTGGTGGAAGTGACAGAGCATGTCTATGTCGCAGAGGGGGTGGAGGAGACAATTCTGACCGGGGAGACGGTTGAGGAAAATGATCTGACAGTGATTGAGGAATCTATTGACTGGGAGCCGGACGGGACGGATTGGGAGGAAGAAAACGCGGCGTACGAGGAGGAAGATCAATATGCGCTTGTGCCGGTGGAACGTTATCTTCCGGCAGATGGCAGATCCATGCTGGCCCATGTAGACAGCGTGGAGGAGCTGGAGAATATGACCTTTTATCTGCGTGAGTCGCTCCACATGCTCGGAGATAATTATATTTCCTATAAAGAATATCAGCAGCGATATGATAATGAAGAAATGAATTTTAAGTACTATATAGTTCAGGAGAGAGACGGAAAAACCCAGGTTTATACCAATACGGCGATTGCTGGGAAAGAGATGCAGGAAGTATACGAATACTTTTCCGGCCTGGGGAGAAGCCTTTATTTTTCGCCGGCGGATTTTACCTATGAGAGCAATATGTCCATCCGGGAAGAATCCGTGCGCGGTGTGTGGAACAAATACCGTTACGCTTATCCGGACGATACGCTGATCTGGGTGGGGATCGATACTTCTTTCCAATATGCGGATCTGTTTCAAAGCGCACAGGAAAGCTATCAGATGGCAGCGCCGGGGTACCTGTATATTTTATGCAGTGTGATCTGTGGCATTCTGGCGCTTGTATTGCTGGGCGTGATGACTTATATGGCGGGCAGAAAGACAGAATCAGAGACGATCTCCCTGCTGTGGTTTGACAGGTGGTATACGGAGGTTGCCGCCTCATTGGCAGCAGGTGTAGTGCTTTCCTTGTTTGTGATGACCGGAATCGGAGTCAGTGAACTTTACTATGATGAGATGGCGGACCGTATGCAGATGCTGACAGCGCTGGCAGTGGGCTCGGCAATCACCGGAAGTGCATTCCTGTTTTTCTATTTAAGTCTGATCCGCAGGATCAAGGCAGGAATTTTCTGGAAGAATTTTCTGATCTATCGGATTTTTCTGGCTATAAAGAGAATTCTCATGAGAATTTATGACGACAGCAGAAATGTGGTCAGAATATGGGTGCCTTATCTGCTCTTTGTGAGCGTCAATCTGTTTTTGATCAGCCTGGATAATCCGTTTGAGCGGGGCGGTACGTTTATCGCGATTGTGCTCGATCTGTTTGTGGGAATTTTTCTATATTACAATAACAGGATCAGACAGAAGATCTTAAAAGGGATTGAGAAGATCCGCGGCGGTGATCTGGACTATCAGATTGACGTGGCGAAAATGCACGGCGACAACCGCATACTGGCCGAAGCGGTAAACAGTATCGGCAACGGAATCCGGCATGCGGTGGAGACAAGTATGAAGGACGAGCGGATGAAGGCCGACCTGATCACGAATGTATCTCATGATATTAAGACGCCGCTCACTTCGATCATCAATTACGTTGATCTGATCAAACGGGAGGAGACGGAAAATGAGAAGGTCAGAGATTATCTGAAAATACTGGAGAACAAGTCACAGCGCCTGAAACAGCTGACCGAAGACCTGGTGGAAGCATCCAAGATCTCTTCCGGTAATATTGAACTGCAATGTGATAAACTTGATCTGGTGGAATTGATGAACCAGACGGTAGGGGAATTTGTGGAACGGTTCGAAGAAAAAGGGCTGCGTCTGATCGTCAATATGGAGGAACGGCCGCTGCTGATCTATGCCGACTCGAGACGGATCTGGCGCGTGGTGGAAAATCTCTTTCACAATGTGAATAAATATGCACTGGAAAATACGAGAGTGTATGTGGAGGTAAAGAAAATTCCGGAGGATGACAGCCCCGGAAAGGTGCGCCTTTCGATTAAAAATATTTCCGATCAGCCGCTGAACCTGGAGGCGGAAGATCTGACGGAACGATTTATCCGTGGAGATGCCGCCCGCACGACAGAGGGCAGCGGTCTCGGACTGTCGATCGCCAAAAACCTCACCGAATTACAGAAAGGAAAATTTGAAATCTTCTCTGACGGCGACCTGTTTAAGGTTGTGATTACCTTCTCCCTTGTGGTATAG
- a CDS encoding response regulator transcription factor: MSNILVCDDDRAIVEAIEIYLVQEGYQVFKAYDGKEALQILESEEIHLLIMDVMMPKLDGIHATLKIREKYSIPIIILSAKSEDADKILGLNIGADDYVTKPFNPLELTARVKSHMRRYTKLGSIGNAEDMEQIYRTGGLVMNDMTKEVTVDDEPVKLTPIEYNILLLLVKNQGKVFSISQIYESIWNEEAIGADNTVAVHIRHIREKIEINPKEPRYLKVVWGVGYKVDKQ; encoded by the coding sequence ATGTCTAATATATTAGTGTGTGATGATGACAGGGCGATTGTGGAGGCAATAGAGATTTATCTGGTGCAGGAAGGGTATCAGGTCTTCAAAGCCTACGATGGAAAAGAGGCGCTCCAAATTCTGGAGTCGGAGGAGATCCACCTGCTTATCATGGATGTGATGATGCCAAAACTGGACGGTATTCACGCTACGTTGAAAATCAGGGAGAAATATAGCATTCCGATCATTATACTTTCTGCGAAGTCCGAAGACGCAGATAAAATACTCGGTTTGAATATCGGTGCCGATGACTATGTGACAAAGCCTTTTAATCCGCTGGAGCTGACAGCCCGTGTAAAGTCGCATATGCGCAGATATACGAAGCTCGGCAGTATCGGCAATGCGGAAGACATGGAGCAGATCTACCGGACGGGCGGTCTTGTCATGAATGACATGACGAAGGAGGTGACAGTGGATGATGAGCCGGTAAAGCTGACACCGATCGAATACAATATTTTGCTGCTGCTTGTGAAAAATCAGGGAAAGGTGTTTTCCATCAGTCAGATTTATGAGAGTATCTGGAACGAAGAGGCCATTGGCGCTGACAATACGGTGGCTGTGCATATCAGACATATCAGGGAAAAGATTGAGATCAATCCAAAAGAGCCGCGCTATCTGAAAGTCGTATGGGGCGTCGGGTACAAAGTGGATAAACAATGA
- the pgeF gene encoding peptidoglycan editing factor PgeF: MEIIRKGKTKKEETDRANADHKNLRVHREGGLVYLTFPALEAAGVADHLCSTRLGGVSEGHLGSMNLSYTRGDRKENVDENFRRIAAALGRDCTDFVFTDQTHTPNVRRVTEDDRGKGLVRERDYTDVDGLITDVPGIVLSAFFADCVPLLFVDPVRRAVGLSHSGWKGTVQKIGRVTVEAMQRAFGSQPGDIVAAIGPSICGSCYEVGEDVAGQFRQAFPANTGQERETNGAVKSVLQEKGGGKYLLDLWEANRRVMREAGILEEHISVTDICTCCNPQFLFSHRASQGMRGNLGVFLVLR; encoded by the coding sequence ATGGAGATCATAAGAAAAGGAAAGACAAAAAAGGAAGAGACTGACAGAGCGAATGCAGATCATAAGAATCTGCGGGTTCACCGGGAAGGCGGGCTTGTGTATCTGACGTTCCCGGCGCTGGAGGCTGCGGGTGTGGCAGATCATCTGTGCAGTACCCGGCTTGGCGGTGTCAGCGAAGGACATCTGGGGAGTATGAACCTCAGTTATACGAGAGGGGACCGAAAGGAAAACGTCGATGAAAACTTTCGCAGGATCGCGGCAGCGCTTGGCAGAGATTGTACCGACTTTGTCTTTACCGATCAGACACATACGCCCAATGTGAGAAGAGTGACGGAGGACGACCGGGGAAAGGGGCTTGTGAGAGAGCGGGATTATACCGATGTGGATGGACTGATTACCGATGTGCCGGGGATTGTGCTGTCCGCATTCTTTGCGGACTGTGTGCCGCTGCTCTTCGTGGACCCGGTAAGACGGGCAGTCGGCCTTTCTCATTCCGGCTGGAAAGGGACAGTGCAAAAGATCGGCCGGGTGACAGTGGAGGCGATGCAGCGGGCGTTCGGCAGTCAGCCGGGTGATATTGTGGCGGCGATCGGGCCGTCGATCTGTGGTTCCTGTTATGAGGTTGGAGAGGACGTGGCCGGGCAATTCCGGCAGGCATTTCCCGCGAATACCGGGCAGGAGCGCGAAACGAACGGGGCGGTAAAGAGTGTATTACAGGAAAAGGGCGGCGGCAAATATCTGCTTGATCTCTGGGAAGCCAACCGGAGAGTGATGCGCGAGGCAGGCATTTTGGAAGAACATATCAGTGTCACCGACATTTGTACCTGCTGCAATCCGCAGTTTTTATTCTCCCACAGGGCATCGCAGGGGATGAGAGGTAATCTGGGCGTGTTTCTTGTGCTGCGGTGA
- a CDS encoding YraN family protein, producing MRGEKSKYMLGREGEAAAVRYLETQGMRVCEKNFSGRQGEIDIIGYHEGCLVFVEVKYRRDERTGTPESAVTMQKQKKICRAADYYRYLHHYGDYHPFRYDVVAITGREIRWHRNAFEHICL from the coding sequence ATGCGGGGAGAAAAGTCAAAGTACATGCTTGGCAGAGAAGGGGAGGCGGCAGCAGTCCGTTATCTGGAGACACAGGGCATGAGAGTCTGCGAGAAAAACTTTTCCGGCAGACAGGGAGAGATCGACATTATCGGATACCACGAAGGCTGTCTTGTCTTTGTGGAAGTAAAATACAGAAGAGACGAAAGAACTGGGACACCGGAAAGTGCCGTTACGATGCAGAAGCAGAAAAAGATTTGCAGAGCAGCGGATTACTACCGGTATCTTCATCATTATGGGGATTACCATCCATTCCGCTATGATGTGGTGGCTATTACCGGACGGGAGATCAGATGGCACCGGAATGCGTTTGAGCATATCTGCCTGTGA
- a CDS encoding EscU/YscU/HrcU family type III secretion system export apparatus switch protein, producing the protein MGSGRDEKPKQAIALSYDPSDNAPRVVASGRGALAERIIEKAKEAEVPVHADTKLADTLSRLEIGDAIPPELYEAVAEILVFVDAMDKIKAKMKK; encoded by the coding sequence ATGGGCAGTGGCAGAGACGAGAAACCAAAACAGGCGATTGCACTTTCTTATGATCCATCGGACAATGCGCCGAGAGTCGTGGCCAGTGGCCGGGGTGCACTGGCAGAGCGGATCATCGAGAAGGCAAAGGAGGCCGAGGTACCGGTCCATGCAGACACGAAGCTGGCGGATACCCTGTCACGTCTGGAGATCGGAGATGCCATTCCGCCGGAATTGTATGAGGCGGTGGCAGAGATTCTTGTGTTCGTGGACGCCATGGATAAGATCAAGGCGAAGATGAAAAAATAG
- a CDS encoding flagellar hook-length control protein FliK has translation MALNLSGLFYTNGSDMRTDTVPSRTDTTTNDGGRPQTPVQTGSLEPGQTISGEIVGKSGNEIQIRIARDVVVNARMDQEIAASTGQNVTFEVRSQSSGVINLRPLFWNMSQESTALKALSQAGIEANGRSMQMIFSMMSEGMSIGKEAVQDMYQQVAEMPEADVTAIVQMNRLGIPVTPENLQQFTAYKNYEHQLLSAFSQVAEEIPQAVMDLFATGGPGETAAFIDQLLTIFAGKEGQEAAAGDMTSVSGQQVLEDVSILEEGEGQETEQETAVRPEGEAAGKAESQETAQKAASEGQKAAVFVEEEIGETLDGQKPQETAQTGKAGTEQASAVENAVLKEEQAKLAALVKGAGGSEELIRQLQQGELGEDELYRAVRELSRQAQSPEQQAAVKDLFLSKPFQKVLQDKISNQWTLTSPEEVEKKEVAKLYDRLNEQTRALTRALSETARTDSPLFRSVQNIRENVDFMNQLNQMYAYVQLPLKFKGQNAHGDLYVYTNKKNLARKDGNVSAFLHLDMSHLGRVDVYVAMERGRINTNFYLADEASLDLLEKNIDRLTQRLTEKGYHAETKLMLKEDQDNVMEEIIKTDRNISVVSDLSFDVRA, from the coding sequence ATGGCGCTGAATTTATCGGGACTTTTTTATACGAACGGATCGGATATGAGGACAGATACTGTCCCTTCCCGTACAGATACGACGACGAACGATGGGGGAAGGCCGCAGACGCCTGTTCAGACGGGCAGCCTGGAACCGGGACAGACGATCAGTGGTGAGATTGTCGGCAAAAGCGGCAATGAAATACAGATACGGATCGCCAGAGACGTTGTCGTCAACGCCAGGATGGATCAGGAGATCGCAGCTTCCACAGGACAGAACGTGACGTTCGAAGTCCGTTCCCAGTCTTCCGGTGTGATTAACCTGCGTCCGCTGTTCTGGAATATGTCGCAGGAAAGCACAGCGCTGAAAGCGCTTTCACAGGCTGGCATTGAGGCAAACGGGAGAAGTATGCAGATGATCTTTTCCATGATGTCCGAAGGGATGTCGATCGGGAAGGAAGCGGTGCAGGATATGTACCAGCAGGTAGCGGAAATGCCGGAGGCGGATGTGACTGCCATTGTTCAGATGAATCGGCTGGGCATTCCGGTGACGCCGGAAAATCTGCAGCAGTTCACGGCTTATAAAAATTATGAACATCAGCTTCTCTCTGCGTTCTCGCAGGTGGCGGAGGAGATTCCGCAGGCTGTGATGGACCTGTTTGCCACGGGAGGCCCCGGGGAGACGGCGGCGTTTATCGATCAGCTGCTGACGATTTTTGCCGGAAAGGAAGGGCAGGAAGCCGCCGCCGGGGATATGACATCTGTGTCAGGACAACAGGTGCTGGAAGATGTCTCGATACTGGAAGAGGGAGAAGGGCAGGAGACGGAGCAGGAAACAGCCGTGCGCCCGGAAGGAGAGGCGGCTGGAAAGGCAGAGTCGCAGGAGACGGCGCAGAAAGCGGCGTCCGAGGGACAGAAAGCAGCGGTTTTTGTGGAGGAGGAGATCGGGGAGACCCTGGACGGACAGAAGCCGCAGGAAACCGCGCAGACCGGGAAAGCCGGAACGGAACAGGCATCGGCAGTGGAAAATGCCGTGCTGAAAGAGGAACAGGCGAAGCTGGCAGCCCTTGTGAAAGGGGCGGGTGGCAGCGAGGAACTGATCCGTCAGCTCCAGCAGGGAGAACTCGGAGAAGATGAGCTTTACCGGGCAGTCAGGGAGCTGAGCAGGCAGGCACAGAGCCCCGAGCAACAGGCAGCGGTGAAAGATCTGTTTTTATCAAAACCGTTTCAAAAGGTGCTTCAGGATAAAATATCGAATCAGTGGACCCTTACTTCGCCGGAAGAGGTGGAGAAGAAAGAGGTGGCGAAGCTGTACGATCGTCTGAATGAACAGACACGGGCATTGACGCGCGCCCTGTCGGAGACGGCGAGAACGGATTCACCGCTCTTTAGAAGTGTACAGAATATCAGAGAAAACGTCGATTTTATGAATCAGCTCAATCAGATGTACGCCTATGTGCAGCTTCCGCTGAAATTCAAAGGACAAAATGCCCATGGCGATCTCTATGTATATACAAATAAGAAGAATCTGGCCAGGAAGGATGGCAATGTAAGTGCCTTTCTGCATCTGGATATGTCACATCTGGGCCGGGTCGATGTGTATGTGGCGATGGAGCGGGGCAGGATCAATACCAATTTTTATCTGGCAGACGAGGCAAGTCTGGATCTTCTGGAGAAAAACATTGACCGGCTTACCCAAAGGCTTACAGAGAAAGGGTATCATGCGGAGACAAAGCTGATGCTGAAAGAGGATCAGGATAATGTGATGGAAGAGATCATAAAGACAGACAGAAATATCAGTGTCGTCAGTGATCTGTCGTTTGATGTGAGAGCATAA
- a CDS encoding ribonuclease HII, giving the protein MERKISAVTVSVIREEMQAADTEKLPAFVKQYENDARAGVQALVKRARRQVMALEKEKKRTEAMQAYEKKYGQYTYICGIDEVGRGPLAGPVVAGAVILPKNCDILYLNDSKQLSAKKREELYDIIIEKAVSVGLGFVSPERIDEINILQATYEAMRQAISALTVKPDLLLNDAVTIPQVEIRQIPIIKGDAKSISIAAASIVAKVTRDRMMTDYDTVLPGYGFAANKGYGSQEHIAALRKLGPSPIHRKTFIKNISGSGVDQPGGEQSGQDRDQGR; this is encoded by the coding sequence ATGGAACGGAAGATAAGTGCGGTTACGGTCAGTGTGATCAGAGAAGAAATGCAGGCAGCGGATACGGAAAAGCTGCCTGCATTTGTCAAACAATATGAAAATGATGCGCGCGCGGGCGTGCAGGCGCTTGTGAAGCGGGCGCGCAGGCAGGTCATGGCTCTGGAAAAAGAGAAAAAGCGCACGGAGGCGATGCAGGCTTACGAGAAAAAGTATGGGCAGTACACCTATATCTGTGGTATCGATGAGGTTGGCAGAGGGCCGCTGGCAGGGCCGGTCGTGGCGGGGGCTGTTATTTTGCCAAAGAATTGTGATATTTTGTATCTTAACGATTCCAAACAGCTCAGCGCTAAAAAAAGAGAAGAATTGTACGATATAATTATAGAAAAGGCTGTGAGTGTGGGGCTTGGCTTTGTATCTCCGGAGCGGATCGATGAAATCAATATTCTGCAGGCTACCTATGAGGCGATGCGGCAGGCGATCAGCGCGCTTACGGTAAAGCCGGATCTTTTACTCAACGATGCGGTGACGATACCGCAGGTGGAGATCAGGCAGATACCGATCATCAAAGGAGATGCCAAAAGCATATCGATTGCAGCGGCGAGTATTGTAGCGAAGGTAACGAGAGACCGGATGATGACAGATTATGACACCGTACTGCCGGGCTATGGATTTGCTGCCAACAAAGGTTATGGCTCACAGGAACATATTGCCGCGCTGAGAAAACTCGGGCCCAGCCCGATTCACAGAAAGACTTTTATTAAAAATATATCAGGCTCCGGAGTGGATCAGCCGGGTGGCGAACAGAGCGGACAGGACAGAGATCAGGGCAGGTAA
- the lepB gene encoding signal peptidase I — MKKAVKELLDTSIYLLVVLALTYLVITFVGQRTEVSGSSMESTLSDSDNLIVDKITYRFSDPRRFDIIVFPFRYDEDTYYIKRIIGMPGETVQIDEEGTIYIDGEVLEESYGREIMESPGRAYEEIALGEDEYFVLGDNRNNSSDSRDPSVGNIRRQDIIGRAWIRIWPFSKFGILKHQ; from the coding sequence ATGAAAAAAGCAGTGAAAGAACTATTGGATACAAGTATTTATCTGTTAGTCGTACTGGCACTCACTTATCTGGTTATTACCTTTGTGGGGCAGAGGACAGAGGTGAGCGGCAGTTCCATGGAGTCTACGCTCAGCGACAGCGATAACCTGATCGTAGATAAGATCACATATCGGTTCAGTGACCCCAGGCGGTTTGACATCATCGTGTTTCCGTTCCGGTATGATGAGGATACCTATTATATTAAGCGGATCATCGGTATGCCGGGAGAAACCGTGCAGATCGATGAAGAAGGAACGATTTATATCGACGGCGAAGTACTGGAAGAGTCTTACGGCCGGGAGATCATGGAATCGCCGGGACGTGCTTACGAAGAGATTGCACTCGGTGAAGATGAATATTTTGTGCTCGGTGACAATCGAAACAACAGTTCGGACAGCCGGGACCCAAGCGTAGGGAATATCCGGCGTCAGGACATTATCGGCCGGGCCTGGATACGGATCTGGCCGTTCAGTAAATTTGGGATATTGAAGCATCAGTAG